One Aphelocoma coerulescens isolate FSJ_1873_10779 chromosome 5, UR_Acoe_1.0, whole genome shotgun sequence DNA segment encodes these proteins:
- the PLA2G4F gene encoding cytosolic phospholipase A2 zeta isoform X2, with translation MFHEVLRGPFPPRVLPFLAAVLFQRKERKETGFYHWRREKHPYYNLTVKVLRARNIKGTDVLSKADCYVELKLPTASPRVSRTQVVDNSENPEWNETFQYRIHSAVKNILELTLYDKDVLVSDELTSIVFDVGGMKPGQPLLRTFRLNPEANEELDVEFYLEKCSDAPTEVLTNGVLVVHPCLTLQGTVNKEENTKEKQQGCCEVKVSVPGAYQKQLSIPWTPDNEKDYGTSFVFHVDKEMCPELQVELEQTISVLQDGVNPDIEKHTTVLGLGTVPVNSLPIGEKVDRIVSLGEGRSLDMSLEIEESTWDLDIRLGFDLCKEEREFLDKRKKVVSEALRKTLGLKESPPKDEVPVIAVLGSGGGMRALTSFYGSLAGLQQLGLLDAAIYLCGISGSTWCLSTLYQDPDWSQKDLQDAIRRAQSTVSSSKAGAFSPERLKYYFKELNAMEISGRKVSFTDLWGLIVEYFLQQKEDPSKLSDQQEAVKWAQNPYPIYAAVNVRPNMSSGDFAEWCEFTPYEVGFRKYGAFVRTEDFDSEFFMGRLVQKHPEPRICFLQGMWGSAFAASLDDICLKVVGIGLSFLDSFKDVIKVVDDCRRFHFRDPARLKTRLVIPGGPLLQIFQDFFKSRVTCGETFNFMKGLYLHKDYVNIKKFVTWRGTHLDAFPNQLTPMEESLYLVDGGFSINSPFPLVLQPERDVDVILSFNFSWEAPFEVLELTQKYCEEQEIPFPKIKFSEEDEKKPKECYMFVDDDNPRAPIVLHFPLVNDTFQKYKAPGVERESEEEKSFGDFIIESKDSPYRTLNFTFEPYDFSRLVEVNRYNILNNKDTLLKTLNLALQRRKLKKVINKSNA, from the exons ATGTTCCATGAGGTGCTGCGGGGCCCATTTCCACCCCGAGTGCTGCCTTTTCTGGCAGCGGTGCTTTTccaaaggaaggagaggaaagagaCTGGGTTCTATCATTGGCGG cGGGAAAAGCACCCTTATTACAACCTAACAGTAAAAGTCCTCCGAGCCAGAAACATCAAGGGTACAGATGTGT TGTCCAAGGCAGACTGCTATGTGGAACTAAAGCTGCCCACTGCATCTCCCAGAGTCTCCCGAACTCAGGTTGTTGACAACTCTGAGAACCCAGAATGGAATGAAACTTTCCAGTACAGGATCCATAGCGCTGTCAAG aACATTCTGGAGTTGACCCTCTATGATAAGGATGTCCTTGTGAGTGATGAGCTCACCTCTATTGTCTTTGATGTGGGGGGCATGAAGCCGGGTCAGCCCCTGCTGCGCACCTTCAGGTTGAACCCCGAG gcTAATGAAGAGCTGGATGTAGAGTTTTACTTGGAGAAATG CTCAGATGCCCCTACAGAGGTACTGACCAATGGAGTCCTTGTG gTTCATCCTTGCTTGACACTGCAAGGCACTGtcaacaaagaggaaaacacAAAAGAGAAACAGCAAG GATGCTGTGAGGTCAAGGTGTCTGTCCCAGGGGCATATCAAAAGCAGTTGTCTATTCCTTGGACACCAGACAATGAGAAGGATTATGGAACCTCATTTGTCTTTCATGTGGATAAGGAAATGTGTCCAGAACTACAAGTGGAGCTGGAGCAAACCATATCTGTCCTACAG GATGGCGTGAACCCTGATATTGAAAAGCATACTACAGTTCTGGGACTGGGGACTGTACCAGTTAATTCCCTTCCTATTGGAGAAAAAGTTGATAGAATCGTTTCTTTGGGAGAG GGAAGAAGTTTGGATATGAGTTTGGAAATTGAAGAGAG CACTTGGGATCTTGATATACGTCTGGGTTTTGATCTCTGTAAGGAGGAGAGAGAATTTTTGgacaaaaggaagaaagtaGTTTCTGAGGCACTGAGGAAGACTCTCGGCTTAAAAGAATCCCCTCCAAAAGATGAG GTTCCCGTCATAGCGGTACTGGGGTCTGGAGGTGGGATGAGAGCACTGACATCGTTCTATGGCAGTCtagctgggctgcagcagctgggcctTCTGGATGCTGCTATATACCtgtgtgggatttctggctctaCTTG GTGTTTATCGACATTGTATCAAGACCCTGACTGGTCACAGAAAGACCTTCAAGATGCAATCAGAAGAGCTCAgagtactgtgtccagcagcaaagcaggGGCATTTTCCCCAGAACGACTGAAATACTATTTTAAGGAGCTGAATGCGATGGAGATCAGTGGACGGAAGGTTTCCTTTACAGATTTGTGGGGCCTTATTGTGGAATATTTCCTACAACAGAAG GAAGATCCATCAAAGCTGTCTGATCAGCAAGAAGCAGTGAAATGGGCTCAGAACCCTTATCCTATCTATGCAGCTGTCAATGTGAGACCTAATATGAGCAGTGGTGACTTTGCAG AATGGTGTGAGTTCACTCCCTATGAAGTTGGATTTCGCAAATACGGAGCTTTTGTTCGAACAGAGGATTTTGACAGTGAGTTCTTCATGGGACGGCTTGTCCagaaacatccagagcccaggaTTTGTTTTCTACAAG GAATGTGGGGCAGTGCCTTTGCTGCAAGCTTGGATGATATCTGCCTGAAGGTGGTTGGTATAGGACTGAGCTTTCTAGATTCTTTCAAAGATGTTATCAAAGTTGTAG ATGACTGCCGAAGATTCCATTTCCGAGACCCAGCACGACTGAAGACTCGCTTGGTTATACCTGGGGGCCCCTTGCTACAaatttttcaggatttcttcAAGTCCCGGGTCACATGTGGAGAGACCTTCAACTTCATGAAGGGATTGTATCTTCATAAAGATTATGTTAACATCAAGAAATTTGTGACTTGGAGAG GTACTCACCTGGATGCATTTCCCAACCAGCTGACTCCCATGGAAGAGAGCTTGTATTTAGTGGATGGTGGCTTTTCTATCAACTCTCCCTTTCCTTTGGTACTTCAGCCAGAGAGGGATGTGGATGTTATCTTGTCATTCAATTTTTCCTGGGAAGCTCCATTTGAG GTTTTAGAGCTGACTCAGAAATACTGTGAGGAGCAGGAAATTCCTTTTCCGAAAATCAAATTTAGTGAGGAAGATGAAAAGAAGCCAAAAGAGTGTTACATGTTTGTGGATGATGATAATCCGAGGGCTCCTATTGTACTGCATTTCCCACTGGTGAATGACACCTTCCAGAAATACAAAGCTCCAG GAGTTGAACGTGAGTCAGAAGAAGAGAAATCCTTTGGTGACTTCATCATTGAGTCAAAAGATTCCCCTTACCGTACACTAAATTTCACCTTTGAGCCTTATGATTTCAGCAGATTAGTGGAAGTGAATCGCTACAACATTCTGAACAACAAGGACACTCTCCTCAAAACCCTAAACTTGGCTCTGCAAAGGAGGAAGTTGAAGAAAGTCATCAATAAGTCAAATGCATGA
- the PLA2G4F gene encoding cytosolic phospholipase A2 zeta isoform X1: MFHEVLRGPFPPRVLPFLAAVLFQRKERKETGFYHWRREKHPYYNLTVKVLRARNIKGTDVLSKADCYVELKLPTASPRVSRTQVVDNSENPEWNETFQYRIHSAVKNILELTLYDKDVLVSDELTSIVFDVGGMKPGQPLLRTFRLNPEANEELDVEFYLEKCSDAPTEVLTNGVLVVHPCLTLQGTVNKEENTKEKQQGCCEVKVSVPGAYQKQLSIPWTPDNEKDYGTSFVFHVDKEMCPELQVELEQTISVLQDGVNPDIEKHTTVLGLGTVPVNSLPIGEKVDRIVSLGEGRSLDMSLEIEESTWDLDIRLGFDLCKEEREFLDKRKKVVSEALRKTLGLKESPPKDEVPVIAVLGSGGGMRALTSFYGSLAGLQQLGLLDAAIYLCGISGSTCIFRCLSTLYQDPDWSQKDLQDAIRRAQSTVSSSKAGAFSPERLKYYFKELNAMEISGRKVSFTDLWGLIVEYFLQQKEDPSKLSDQQEAVKWAQNPYPIYAAVNVRPNMSSGDFAEWCEFTPYEVGFRKYGAFVRTEDFDSEFFMGRLVQKHPEPRICFLQGMWGSAFAASLDDICLKVVGIGLSFLDSFKDVIKVVDDCRRFHFRDPARLKTRLVIPGGPLLQIFQDFFKSRVTCGETFNFMKGLYLHKDYVNIKKFVTWRGTHLDAFPNQLTPMEESLYLVDGGFSINSPFPLVLQPERDVDVILSFNFSWEAPFEVLELTQKYCEEQEIPFPKIKFSEEDEKKPKECYMFVDDDNPRAPIVLHFPLVNDTFQKYKAPGVERESEEEKSFGDFIIESKDSPYRTLNFTFEPYDFSRLVEVNRYNILNNKDTLLKTLNLALQRRKLKKVINKSNA; the protein is encoded by the exons ATGTTCCATGAGGTGCTGCGGGGCCCATTTCCACCCCGAGTGCTGCCTTTTCTGGCAGCGGTGCTTTTccaaaggaaggagaggaaagagaCTGGGTTCTATCATTGGCGG cGGGAAAAGCACCCTTATTACAACCTAACAGTAAAAGTCCTCCGAGCCAGAAACATCAAGGGTACAGATGTGT TGTCCAAGGCAGACTGCTATGTGGAACTAAAGCTGCCCACTGCATCTCCCAGAGTCTCCCGAACTCAGGTTGTTGACAACTCTGAGAACCCAGAATGGAATGAAACTTTCCAGTACAGGATCCATAGCGCTGTCAAG aACATTCTGGAGTTGACCCTCTATGATAAGGATGTCCTTGTGAGTGATGAGCTCACCTCTATTGTCTTTGATGTGGGGGGCATGAAGCCGGGTCAGCCCCTGCTGCGCACCTTCAGGTTGAACCCCGAG gcTAATGAAGAGCTGGATGTAGAGTTTTACTTGGAGAAATG CTCAGATGCCCCTACAGAGGTACTGACCAATGGAGTCCTTGTG gTTCATCCTTGCTTGACACTGCAAGGCACTGtcaacaaagaggaaaacacAAAAGAGAAACAGCAAG GATGCTGTGAGGTCAAGGTGTCTGTCCCAGGGGCATATCAAAAGCAGTTGTCTATTCCTTGGACACCAGACAATGAGAAGGATTATGGAACCTCATTTGTCTTTCATGTGGATAAGGAAATGTGTCCAGAACTACAAGTGGAGCTGGAGCAAACCATATCTGTCCTACAG GATGGCGTGAACCCTGATATTGAAAAGCATACTACAGTTCTGGGACTGGGGACTGTACCAGTTAATTCCCTTCCTATTGGAGAAAAAGTTGATAGAATCGTTTCTTTGGGAGAG GGAAGAAGTTTGGATATGAGTTTGGAAATTGAAGAGAG CACTTGGGATCTTGATATACGTCTGGGTTTTGATCTCTGTAAGGAGGAGAGAGAATTTTTGgacaaaaggaagaaagtaGTTTCTGAGGCACTGAGGAAGACTCTCGGCTTAAAAGAATCCCCTCCAAAAGATGAG GTTCCCGTCATAGCGGTACTGGGGTCTGGAGGTGGGATGAGAGCACTGACATCGTTCTATGGCAGTCtagctgggctgcagcagctgggcctTCTGGATGCTGCTATATACCtgtgtgggatttctggctctaCTTG cattttcagGTGTTTATCGACATTGTATCAAGACCCTGACTGGTCACAGAAAGACCTTCAAGATGCAATCAGAAGAGCTCAgagtactgtgtccagcagcaaagcaggGGCATTTTCCCCAGAACGACTGAAATACTATTTTAAGGAGCTGAATGCGATGGAGATCAGTGGACGGAAGGTTTCCTTTACAGATTTGTGGGGCCTTATTGTGGAATATTTCCTACAACAGAAG GAAGATCCATCAAAGCTGTCTGATCAGCAAGAAGCAGTGAAATGGGCTCAGAACCCTTATCCTATCTATGCAGCTGTCAATGTGAGACCTAATATGAGCAGTGGTGACTTTGCAG AATGGTGTGAGTTCACTCCCTATGAAGTTGGATTTCGCAAATACGGAGCTTTTGTTCGAACAGAGGATTTTGACAGTGAGTTCTTCATGGGACGGCTTGTCCagaaacatccagagcccaggaTTTGTTTTCTACAAG GAATGTGGGGCAGTGCCTTTGCTGCAAGCTTGGATGATATCTGCCTGAAGGTGGTTGGTATAGGACTGAGCTTTCTAGATTCTTTCAAAGATGTTATCAAAGTTGTAG ATGACTGCCGAAGATTCCATTTCCGAGACCCAGCACGACTGAAGACTCGCTTGGTTATACCTGGGGGCCCCTTGCTACAaatttttcaggatttcttcAAGTCCCGGGTCACATGTGGAGAGACCTTCAACTTCATGAAGGGATTGTATCTTCATAAAGATTATGTTAACATCAAGAAATTTGTGACTTGGAGAG GTACTCACCTGGATGCATTTCCCAACCAGCTGACTCCCATGGAAGAGAGCTTGTATTTAGTGGATGGTGGCTTTTCTATCAACTCTCCCTTTCCTTTGGTACTTCAGCCAGAGAGGGATGTGGATGTTATCTTGTCATTCAATTTTTCCTGGGAAGCTCCATTTGAG GTTTTAGAGCTGACTCAGAAATACTGTGAGGAGCAGGAAATTCCTTTTCCGAAAATCAAATTTAGTGAGGAAGATGAAAAGAAGCCAAAAGAGTGTTACATGTTTGTGGATGATGATAATCCGAGGGCTCCTATTGTACTGCATTTCCCACTGGTGAATGACACCTTCCAGAAATACAAAGCTCCAG GAGTTGAACGTGAGTCAGAAGAAGAGAAATCCTTTGGTGACTTCATCATTGAGTCAAAAGATTCCCCTTACCGTACACTAAATTTCACCTTTGAGCCTTATGATTTCAGCAGATTAGTGGAAGTGAATCGCTACAACATTCTGAACAACAAGGACACTCTCCTCAAAACCCTAAACTTGGCTCTGCAAAGGAGGAAGTTGAAGAAAGTCATCAATAAGTCAAATGCATGA
- the PLA2G4F gene encoding cytosolic phospholipase A2 zeta isoform X3, whose translation MFHEVLRGPFPPRVLPFLAAVLFQRKERKETGFYHWRREKHPYYNLTVKVLRARNIKGTDVLSKADCYVELKLPTASPRVSRTQVVDNSENPEWNETFQYRIHSAVKNILELTLYDKDVLVSDELTSIVFDVGGMKPGQPLLRTFRLNPEANEELDVEFYLEKCSDAPTEVLTNGVLVVHPCLTLQGTVNKEENTKEKQQGCCEVKVSVPGAYQKQLSIPWTPDNEKDYGTSFVFHVDKEMCPELQVELEQTISVLQDGVNPDIEKHTTVLGLGTVPVNSLPIGEKVDRIVSLGEGRSLDMSLEIEESTWDLDIRLGFDLCKEEREFLDKRKKVVSEALRKTLGLKESPPKDEVPVIAVLGSGGGMRALTSFYGSLAGLQQLGLLDAAIYLCGISGSTWCLSTLYQDPDWSQKDLQDAIRRAQSTVSSSKAGAFSPERLKYYFKELNAMEISGRKVSFTDLWGLIVEYFLQQKEDPSKLSDQQEAVKWAQNPYPIYAAVNVRPNMSSGDFAEWCEFTPYEVGFRKYGAFVRTEDFDSEFFMGRLVQKHPEPRICFLQGMWGSAFAASLDDICLKVVGIGLSFLDSFKDVIKVVDDCRRFHFRDPARLKTRLVIPGGPLLQIFQDFFKSRVTCGETFNFMKGLYLHKDYVNIKKFVTWRADSHGRELVFSGWWLFYQLSLSFGTSAREGCGCYLVIQFFLGSSI comes from the exons ATGTTCCATGAGGTGCTGCGGGGCCCATTTCCACCCCGAGTGCTGCCTTTTCTGGCAGCGGTGCTTTTccaaaggaaggagaggaaagagaCTGGGTTCTATCATTGGCGG cGGGAAAAGCACCCTTATTACAACCTAACAGTAAAAGTCCTCCGAGCCAGAAACATCAAGGGTACAGATGTGT TGTCCAAGGCAGACTGCTATGTGGAACTAAAGCTGCCCACTGCATCTCCCAGAGTCTCCCGAACTCAGGTTGTTGACAACTCTGAGAACCCAGAATGGAATGAAACTTTCCAGTACAGGATCCATAGCGCTGTCAAG aACATTCTGGAGTTGACCCTCTATGATAAGGATGTCCTTGTGAGTGATGAGCTCACCTCTATTGTCTTTGATGTGGGGGGCATGAAGCCGGGTCAGCCCCTGCTGCGCACCTTCAGGTTGAACCCCGAG gcTAATGAAGAGCTGGATGTAGAGTTTTACTTGGAGAAATG CTCAGATGCCCCTACAGAGGTACTGACCAATGGAGTCCTTGTG gTTCATCCTTGCTTGACACTGCAAGGCACTGtcaacaaagaggaaaacacAAAAGAGAAACAGCAAG GATGCTGTGAGGTCAAGGTGTCTGTCCCAGGGGCATATCAAAAGCAGTTGTCTATTCCTTGGACACCAGACAATGAGAAGGATTATGGAACCTCATTTGTCTTTCATGTGGATAAGGAAATGTGTCCAGAACTACAAGTGGAGCTGGAGCAAACCATATCTGTCCTACAG GATGGCGTGAACCCTGATATTGAAAAGCATACTACAGTTCTGGGACTGGGGACTGTACCAGTTAATTCCCTTCCTATTGGAGAAAAAGTTGATAGAATCGTTTCTTTGGGAGAG GGAAGAAGTTTGGATATGAGTTTGGAAATTGAAGAGAG CACTTGGGATCTTGATATACGTCTGGGTTTTGATCTCTGTAAGGAGGAGAGAGAATTTTTGgacaaaaggaagaaagtaGTTTCTGAGGCACTGAGGAAGACTCTCGGCTTAAAAGAATCCCCTCCAAAAGATGAG GTTCCCGTCATAGCGGTACTGGGGTCTGGAGGTGGGATGAGAGCACTGACATCGTTCTATGGCAGTCtagctgggctgcagcagctgggcctTCTGGATGCTGCTATATACCtgtgtgggatttctggctctaCTTG GTGTTTATCGACATTGTATCAAGACCCTGACTGGTCACAGAAAGACCTTCAAGATGCAATCAGAAGAGCTCAgagtactgtgtccagcagcaaagcaggGGCATTTTCCCCAGAACGACTGAAATACTATTTTAAGGAGCTGAATGCGATGGAGATCAGTGGACGGAAGGTTTCCTTTACAGATTTGTGGGGCCTTATTGTGGAATATTTCCTACAACAGAAG GAAGATCCATCAAAGCTGTCTGATCAGCAAGAAGCAGTGAAATGGGCTCAGAACCCTTATCCTATCTATGCAGCTGTCAATGTGAGACCTAATATGAGCAGTGGTGACTTTGCAG AATGGTGTGAGTTCACTCCCTATGAAGTTGGATTTCGCAAATACGGAGCTTTTGTTCGAACAGAGGATTTTGACAGTGAGTTCTTCATGGGACGGCTTGTCCagaaacatccagagcccaggaTTTGTTTTCTACAAG GAATGTGGGGCAGTGCCTTTGCTGCAAGCTTGGATGATATCTGCCTGAAGGTGGTTGGTATAGGACTGAGCTTTCTAGATTCTTTCAAAGATGTTATCAAAGTTGTAG ATGACTGCCGAAGATTCCATTTCCGAGACCCAGCACGACTGAAGACTCGCTTGGTTATACCTGGGGGCCCCTTGCTACAaatttttcaggatttcttcAAGTCCCGGGTCACATGTGGAGAGACCTTCAACTTCATGAAGGGATTGTATCTTCATAAAGATTATGTTAACATCAAGAAATTTGTGACTTGGAGAG CTGACTCCCATGGAAGAGAGCTTGTATTTAGTGGATGGTGGCTTTTCTATCAACTCTCCCTTTCCTTTGGTACTTCAGCCAGAGAGGGATGTGGATGTTATCTTGTCATTCAATTTTTCCTGGGAAGCTCCATTTGA